The genomic interval AGACTTAGCAAGTGGTCAAGGAATTGGTCGTAACTCTGCAGTAGGTCGTACAGTCGTTGTGAACAATGGTTCTGAATTAAAAGGCCGCGACTTAGATCAAGCAGTTATTGTGACACCATCGATTGATGAGAGCATTACCCCATATTTAGATCAGGCTGTTGCTTTAGTTACTGAAGAAGCTGGTTTAACTTCTTCAAGTGCTATTATTGGACTTGAAAAAGGTATTCCAACTGTTGTAGGCGTCAACAACGTCGTCAATACAATTCCTGATAATGCATTAGTTACAGTAGATGCGACACAAGGTAAAGTTTATGAAGGTTATGCGAACGTGCTATAATTTTTAAATAGATGATACTGTATTAATTTTAAAAAGGTTGGTAAGGTGAATACGCCTTATCAACCCTTTTTTTAAACTGTTATGTGAAAACCCTTTCTGTATCACATGTACGACTTCGGGTGCAAAAAGAGTTTAATTACACTTAAATTAATATTTCTACAAATATACTCTGTCATCAAATCTTTTTATTATTAATGATAATGAATGCAAATGATGATGTGTTTTTTCTAAGACTAGTGATGAAAACATAACAGAAAACGCTTTATATCAGTGTTTTAGAAATTAATGAAATCATTTTAACCGAATTATTATAAGATTATTCTGACATATGTCAGTTCTTAAAAAGTTCACAAAACGTATCATATTGGCTATAATAGTTATTGAAAGCCATTACAAAGAACGAATATAAAGTAAAGGGGAATTTCATATGGCAGAATTAATGAGAGGTTTAGAAGGGGTAATCGCAACTGAAACAAAAATCAGTTCAATTATCGATAGCCAACTCACATATGCGGGATACGATATCGATGATTTAACTGAAAATGCACAATTTGAAGAGATTGTTTTCTTATTGTGGAAATATCGATTACCGACGAAACAAGAATTATCTGAATTAAAAGAAAAATTATTTGAGTACATGACTTTAAATCCGAGAATGTATAGTCATTTTGAAGAATATACCATTGATAAAGTACATCCTATGACGGCGTTACGTACATCGGTTTCTTATTTAGCGCACTTTGATGAAAATGCCGATGATAACGATGAAGAAGCATTACAAGAGCGTGCGATTCGTATTCAAGCAAAAATCGCATCACTCGTCGCTTCGTTTGCAAGAGTAAGAGAAGGGAAAGAACCGGTTAAGCCTGATCCTTCTTTAAGCTATGCAGCGAATTTCTTATACATGCTTAGAGGGGAAAAACCGACTGATGTAGAGGTAGAAGGTTTTAATAAAGCATTGATTTTACATGCTGATCACGAATTAAATGCATCAGCGTTTACAGCGCGTTGTGCCGTGTCATCATTATCAGATATGTATTCAGGTGTCACAGCTGCAGTATCATCATTAAAAGGACCGTTACATGGTGGTGCAAACGAACGCGTAATCCAAATGTTGACTGAAATTGGTTCAGTGGACAACGTTGAAGACTACTTACAAAAAGCATTTGCAAATAAAGATAAAGTAATGGGCTTCGGTCACCGCGTTTATAAAAATGGTGATCCACGTGCGAAATACTTGAAAGAAATGAGCCAAAAAATCACTAACGAAACTGGACAAAGTGAATTGTTCGATGTTTCTGTTAAAATAGCAGAAATCATGAAAGAAGAAAAAGGATTATTGCCTAACGTTGACTTTTACAGTGCGACAGTTTATCACAGCATGGGCATTGATCATGATCTCTTTACACCAATTTTTGCAGTAAGTCGTACATCTGGTTGGACTGCGCACATTTTAGAACAATTAAGAGATAACAGAATTATGCGTCCTCGTGCAACATATATCGGTGATGTTAACCGTAAATATGTGCCAATTGAAGAGCGCTAATTAAGTCTATATATCATAAAGTTTCAAAATTCGGAGGTATTAAACATGAGTGAAAAGATCGTAAAAACGGACAGCGGGTTACAAGTCCCAAATCAACCAATCGTACCATTTATTATCGGTGACGGTATCGGGCCAGATATTTGGAAA from Staphylococcus sp. MI 10-1553 carries:
- a CDS encoding citrate synthase, translating into MAELMRGLEGVIATETKISSIIDSQLTYAGYDIDDLTENAQFEEIVFLLWKYRLPTKQELSELKEKLFEYMTLNPRMYSHFEEYTIDKVHPMTALRTSVSYLAHFDENADDNDEEALQERAIRIQAKIASLVASFARVREGKEPVKPDPSLSYAANFLYMLRGEKPTDVEVEGFNKALILHADHELNASAFTARCAVSSLSDMYSGVTAAVSSLKGPLHGGANERVIQMLTEIGSVDNVEDYLQKAFANKDKVMGFGHRVYKNGDPRAKYLKEMSQKITNETGQSELFDVSVKIAEIMKEEKGLLPNVDFYSATVYHSMGIDHDLFTPIFAVSRTSGWTAHILEQLRDNRIMRPRATYIGDVNRKYVPIEER